The genomic interval GCTGGCTCGCAATTCTCCTTGCAGTCGGCTGGTCTCAGCGGGGAGACGGACACTGCCAGCGTCAACAAACACATGCCCTGTGGGCAAACCACAAAACGGAAAAATATGAACATGAACATTTTTGTTCCcgaataattaattatttttctctGAATTTTTTATGAAATAAATCATGTCtagaattaatttatttttattctaattttcaaactaaactttttagtaaaaaaattattcacattcTATCTATTCTTGGAAAATATGTTGTCCTGCTATGGTATCATGATGATAGAACATTTAGTTCAGGATGGTGTGATGGTTAAGACATAGGGTATTGTTATATGAAATCTTGGGATCAAAATTcagtgtgaccgagcataacctccccatgtcttgaccatttacactaatgactagtagtcacccgtgatttacctcctccgtgttgacctagggatgGGTTGACGGGAATGTTAGGGGTGAGCGAATCACTTTTTTATCACATGATGATAGAACATTTAAATtacatatttataaaaaattttcctttaaataaAATGCGCAATCAACGAATACTAAATTCATAGGATATTAGTTATACGTACTTTTCAATTTatcttaatatttaataaaaaaaattataatactaATCAATCATCATCGCATAATTAATATACTAATTAGATTTATCATACTCTTGGTATTCATCCTTATCTTATCCATTACTCAATAAATGCACCATTAATGTTTTCATCTGTCAAAAGATTCCTTCCACATCCTCTTCCCCTTTTACCACATATTAGTGGCCGAGAAAGGGTTCTAAAGCTAAAACCCAATCGCATCGATTATCAATaaaaaaccatttcttcttagaCTAGGGACTAAAGAAGTAGTTTACTTTCTAAACAACATAACAAATTTACATATATGTGTGTACGTGTATACCGAGAGATAGACGGCGGAGGCGATGAGGAAGGTCCAATATCTGCCGAGAAAAGCGTCGGCTATGTAGGCCCCGATCACCGGCGTCAAAAACACAGTGCCCACCCAATTGGTGACGTTGTTGGACGCCTCCACCGTGCCCTCGTGTAGCCTGTTCGTCAAATATATCACCAGGTTGGACGATATCCCATAGTACGCCATTCTCTCGAACACCTCGTACACTATATACGCACTCAATTAACCTCAGATTACACACTGCTACaaacattatatattatatatcatGGGCGTTTAAATTAAACAAACAGTTTACCTACGATAAAGGAGCAGGCAGTCCAGCCACCTCTTCTTGATCTGAGCACAGGGTTGCCCCTGAGGTCCACTGAGCCATCCTTGGCGTACTGATCGGCGTTCCCTTCACCGTTCTCAGCCATGGAAGTTACTGAGCTCTAGCTGCCGCTTTGTTactgcttcaacttcttctccacTGGCTTGAGGAAACTTTATAGAGGAAGATAATTGAGACGAAGACTGGGAACAGGGTGGGCTCTACGTTGATATCACTGGATGGGCTCCCGGTTGATTCTGTTTCCCATAATTAAGTGCGTAGTTATACGACGGTCTGCATTTTGTGACCTctctttttttccctttttttccccctttttttctgtttttttttttggcctTTTAGCTAGATAAATGCATAAAGATTCAATTATAGGGAAAACGCCCAgacatattttatataaattataaagataATACTAAGTTGAATAAGCATGAAAAACAAAACTGAGACTTGGCTAGTGCGTAAACAAGTCGAACCGATCTGAGTTAGGTTTAGGGTGTTCAACTTTCTTTGACAAAGTAATCAAGCTGGGTCAAacaaagtttaaaataaattaaatttttgaaataattgttcaagctggtttgatttattttttatgagtttgagtttAAAGTTTGGCttaagcttggttcgtttagatgttatcgagcacttaattcaagtttgacttgattttgaTTCAAACTTGATTtgaacttggttcgtttagatgttatcaagatCTCAATTcaagattgattgattgattgttgaAACTTTGATtcattattgagtttgataatttaaacttatttatttattttattttattatttatttagtatattgaaaagagttttattaatgaatatgatttgtaaatattgttcacgaatattaacgagctgaacacgatgtttaaacttatttatttaatttaacgagatattcaaatttatttatttaattaattatgtatatattgaatgaatataaacaaaTTCTTATCAAATTGAATATTAAATTTGTTCATGAATACTTGATTTATTTACAGCTTAGACTTAGACATTAAAACTCAATTCAACTTGTTTACATATATGGTGATTGACAGATTGAGATCGCATAGTGGTCCTAGAATACTTTGAATGCTAATACGGTGGAAGTGGCGGGCCACGGTTAGGTCGGCCAACCTCCACCCTATGGACTTGGAGAAATCTTTCTCgacaaaataaatctaaattacaTCATTAGGAAGATCTCgacaaaataaatctaaattacaTCATTAGGAAGATCTCgacaaaataaatctaaattagCATTATTAGGAAGATCTCGGAGTCACAGTACTCTttcaaaagcttttcaaatttatttttatttttcttattttcaaaTACTTCTCGATAAAACCAAGGCCAACTTTGCCTCGAGGATGTCCTTTTCCTTCGTTCGTCCAAGTCCTAGATATGCACAGAGAGACAAATTGTGAGAAACAGCGATGGGAACTTGCTCTCAAAATACAAATGAGTTTATGAAATGTTTGTTGGCGGTCTTCACTTCACTGCACTGATCGTATCCACTTGTTCAGTGCATGCATGTGACTTCCTGCTGCTGCGTCAGATCTCTGATCAGTTTGACTCTGCATTCACTTAATTCGCGGCAGAGAGTCGATGGAGTTTGTGTTTTTTAGGAAACGTCCACCTTTCACTACGCAAAAGGATTGTACACTTTAGCTCGCAGGCTTACAGCTGTGGTGGACACAGCTCCGGTGCCTGCGAATGGATGAAAGCAACTGCCACTGAAAAAGATTGCAGCGCCGAAAGTGTGGACTCAAAGCTAACAACATACACTCCTTTGCTCGTATTCACCGCTTTGAAAGATGGCTCGCCGCGTTTTCCACCCTGACAATTACAGACACATCGATACCTTGTTGGAAAGTCAAATATGGAACTAAAAAGCTTGGATGCATGAAAATTACATACTGCACCTCTGTGAGCAGCTCGATTGATTTGCCATCCTCTCCTCCTGAATCTGCTGAGCCATTCTTCAGCACTTTCAGAGGGCACCCCACATCCCACCCTCCACAGCCACAAAGTCCATTGGACTTCCATCGAACGGTGAGACTAGACGGACCATCAGCTTTAGTGGCCGGCCCACCGTGAACTCCGGCTGGAACTAGAACAGTCAGGCTCTTCCCGTTCTTCACTGTGTCATTAGGCGATTTCTGAAGGAACTTGAGACCCCAGCCGCCACAAGGTTCTTCTTTTGAGCTTTTGTATCCATGGTCGCGAACAACTATCGCGGCTAACTCAAAAATGGGCAAGAAATTATTCGTAAGATGGTCTGCTAACTGTGATTCATCAATGGTTTGCAATAGTACCTCGAACTGCGAATCTAATTCATTTTTCTTTGGTTTAGGATTGTGCTTCAGAAAACTACTTGGTCGAAATATCTCGGAGGCCTTTTTCGTCAGCCTGTTTGTTTTGTTGCAGTGTGATGATGACTTAGCTTTTCCTGCCAAATGTTCTTCCTTGGCGTCAAACAGGACAAATTCAGTCTCCATGAATTTAGATCTGTTCGAGCTCACAACTAGAGAACTTGATACTGTCATCTTTGCGACGAGATGTGGAGAACTGGTAACATCTTTCTTCGATGCCTTTCTGCTTACTTCCCAAGCATGGAACACGTAAATGTAATCAAAGGTCTGGAGGTCAGCTGAGGACTTTACCTTCATAGCATTAGCCATGAATATTCCACCTCCATCATCGTCCACAATGAACAAGAAGTAAGGAAGTTTATTCTCCCACACACAGTATACGATCGCCGAAGTCACCGAGCGATGTGCAGGTGAGGTTGAGAGGTAGGAGGAAGAAACAGTCATGGCGCGGCAACCTTTTGTTTCAGAATCTTGTTTCCTCAGATTTATTGCTAGCTTTGTGTCTACCTGTAATTGGCTACAAATTGCAGGAGTTTTTGCTAAGTCTA from Zingiber officinale cultivar Zhangliang chromosome 6B, Zo_v1.1, whole genome shotgun sequence carries:
- the LOC121992763 gene encoding uncharacterized protein LOC121992763 isoform X2 translates to MVKLSLHEDAAASCSLDNRTESGEDNFSNNNCSENIYDWEKINSTPALLLDPKPPKFRKRCRQVQRTFPFSSNESSFDQYILSADHKHVFVHSQEGVPVAYSINHMKTLQAKYIHDEFFKSRIVRAGNVIVIPSSHCMNDSIDDVARRIGLREISFSFNPVEQDLSTSHIRSRSARTAEKRSLDLAKTPAICSQLQVDTKLAINLRKQDSETKGCRAMTVSSSYLSTSPAHRSVTSAIVYCVWENKLPYFLFIVDDDGGGIFMANAMKVKSSADLQTFDYIYVFHAWEVSRKASKKDVTSSPHLVAKMTVSSSLVVSSNRSKFMETEFVLFDAKEEHLAGKAKSSSHCNKTNRLTKKASEIFRPSSFLKHNPKPKKNELDSQFEVLLQTIDESQLADHLTNNFLPIFELAAIVVRDHGYKSSKEEPCGGWGLKFLQKSPNDTVKNGKSLTVLVPAGVHGGPATKADGPSSLTVRWKSNGLCGCGGWDVGCPLKVLKNGSADSGGEDGKSIELLTEGGKRGEPSFKAVNTSKGVHRSCVHHSCKPAS
- the LOC121992763 gene encoding uncharacterized protein LOC121992763 isoform X1; the encoded protein is MVKLSLHEDAAASCSLDNRTESGEDNFSNNNCSENIYDWEKINSTPALLLDPKPPKFRKRCRQVQRTFPFSSNESSFDQYILSADHKHVFVHSQEGVPVAYSINHMKTLQAKYIHDEFFKSRIVRAGNVIVIPSSHCMNDSIDDVARRIGLREISFSFNPVEQDLSTSHIRSRSARTAEKRSLDLAKTPAICSQLQVDTKLAINLRKQDSETKGCRAMTVSSSYLSTSPAHRSVTSAIVYCVWENKLPYFLFIVDDDGGGIFMANAMKVKSSADLQTFDYIYVFHAWEVSRKASKKDVTSSPHLVAKMTVSSSLVVSSNRSKFMETEFVLFDAKEEHLAGKAKSSSHCNKTNRLTKKASEIFRPSSFLKHNPKPKKNELDSQFEVLLQTIDESQLADHLTNNFLPIFELAAIVVRDHGYKSSKEEPCGGWGLKFLQKSPNDTVKNGKSLTVLVPAGVHGGPATKADGPSSLTVRWKSNGLCGCGGWDVGCPLKVLKNGSADSGGEDGKSIELLTEGGKRGEPSFKAVNTSKGVYVVSFESTLSALQSFSVAVAFIHSQAPELCPPQL